In the Candidatus Electrothrix sp. GW3-4 genome, one interval contains:
- a CDS encoding Rpn family recombination-promoting nuclease/putative transposase, translated as MKTRQYVSFDWAMKRLLRSKANFGVLAGFLSELLRENITILEVLESEANKDFKKHKKNVLDLKVKNSRDEIIIIEVQYDRDYSFFHRILWGTSRVVTEHLHEGDDYFRVQKVISVNLIYFDLGEGEDYIYHGVTSFRGIHKNDVLRLRANEKKDLGKDSVHKIFPEYYLIKINRFDDLAKDTLDEWIYFLKNEEIKPEFTAQGLQEAGRVLAYTKLNKEEQIDYNNYIDTRRRRDSELRTKFSEGLEEGLEKGLKKGRLETARSMKKEGIPGEIIQRCTGLSLDEINGL; from the coding sequence ATGAAAACGAGACAATACGTATCCTTTGATTGGGCAATGAAACGACTCCTGCGCTCAAAAGCCAATTTTGGCGTCCTGGCAGGTTTTTTATCCGAACTCCTCAGGGAAAACATCACGATCCTTGAAGTTCTGGAGTCTGAAGCCAACAAGGACTTTAAAAAGCATAAAAAAAATGTGCTTGATCTGAAGGTGAAAAACTCCAGGGATGAGATTATCATCATTGAAGTCCAGTATGATCGCGACTACTCTTTTTTCCATCGCATCCTCTGGGGTACATCAAGGGTGGTGACCGAGCATCTTCACGAGGGGGATGATTATTTTCGGGTTCAAAAAGTCATCTCTGTTAACCTTATCTACTTCGATTTAGGGGAAGGCGAGGATTATATCTATCATGGCGTTACCTCGTTTCGAGGTATCCATAAAAACGACGTGTTGCGGCTCAGAGCCAATGAAAAAAAAGATCTCGGCAAAGACAGTGTTCACAAGATCTTCCCGGAGTATTACCTGATAAAAATAAATCGCTTTGATGATCTGGCAAAAGACACCCTTGACGAATGGATATACTTTTTAAAAAACGAAGAGATTAAACCGGAGTTTACTGCCCAGGGCCTACAAGAGGCAGGAAGGGTTCTCGCCTATACCAAACTCAACAAAGAAGAACAAATTGATTATAATAATTACATTGATACTCGTCGCCGAAGGGATAGTGAGCTTCGAACGAAATTCAGTGAAGGGCTTGAGGAAGGTTTGGAAAAGGGTTTGAAAAAAGGGCGGCTGGAAACTGCACGATCAATGAAAAAAGAGGGGATTCCTGGCGAAATTATCCAAAGATGCACCGGGCTTTCTCTTGACGAAATCAATGGGCTCTGA
- a CDS encoding cation:proton antiporter, producing MGVAADIVIIVVAALLGALIAQRAKQPLILGYIIAGIVVGPYTGGVTVGDIHEIELLAEIGVALLLFALGLEFSLSELKPVKNIALIGTPIQILLTIGFGFVLGRYLGFSSVHAIWFGALISLSSTMVTLKTLMSRGLLGTLSSRVMIGMLIIQDLAIIPMMIILPQLSNPEAGLPILAIAIVKSVVFLVLMFYFGRKLLPWLMEHVAQWNSRELFILSITAIGLGIGYATYLFGLSFAFGAFVAGMVLSESDYGHQALSDIIPLRDIFGLLFFTSVGMLLDPVYLFKNWVIILSLCIAIAVFKGVIFSVLAILFRYGNIVPLAIGFGLFQVGEFSFVLARLGLETKSIDQDMYSLILAVSVLSMVLTPFASALAAPLYKLKKSRFQYEPLQTENIPDSGFKDHIIIAGGGRVGQHIAQVLMELSIPFVIIEMNHQRMIECKTAQYPVIYGDISHSTVFELAKVEAAKLLLITTPDVTTSQSIVKQSRQHNPELHIIARADGIKQTQALYESGIYMAVLPEMEAGLEIARQALLHMDVPVNVIQQYTDEVRQNLYSPIHQAQDGHDLLAKLGNIKNMLEISWVTIAPESPLAHKNIGEAAVRSKTGASIVGIIHGKEFYSNPKVDYTFQSGDLVAVVGNADERHAFNTLAGA from the coding sequence ATGGGTGTAGCCGCAGATATTGTTATCATTGTTGTTGCCGCCTTGCTTGGCGCACTTATTGCGCAACGGGCCAAACAACCGTTGATTCTAGGCTATATTATTGCCGGGATTGTTGTCGGCCCATATACCGGCGGAGTGACTGTCGGAGATATCCATGAGATTGAGCTGCTGGCGGAGATCGGCGTGGCCCTTCTGCTCTTTGCTCTGGGATTGGAGTTTTCTCTCAGCGAACTGAAGCCGGTTAAAAATATCGCCTTGATAGGAACACCAATCCAAATCCTGCTCACCATTGGCTTCGGCTTTGTTCTTGGCAGGTATTTAGGATTTTCTTCAGTGCATGCAATATGGTTCGGTGCCTTAATCTCACTTTCCAGCACCATGGTGACCTTAAAAACCCTGATGAGCAGGGGGCTGTTAGGGACACTTTCCAGCCGGGTCATGATCGGGATGCTCATTATTCAGGATTTAGCCATCATCCCGATGATGATTATTCTCCCGCAACTCAGCAACCCTGAAGCAGGTTTGCCTATCCTGGCCATTGCCATTGTTAAATCTGTCGTCTTCCTGGTCTTGATGTTTTATTTTGGCAGAAAGTTGTTGCCTTGGCTGATGGAGCATGTAGCGCAGTGGAATTCACGAGAGCTTTTTATCTTATCTATCACTGCCATAGGACTCGGTATAGGCTATGCCACCTACCTCTTTGGCCTGTCTTTTGCTTTTGGGGCCTTTGTTGCCGGCATGGTGTTGAGTGAGTCTGATTATGGGCATCAGGCCCTGAGCGACATTATCCCACTCAGGGATATTTTTGGTCTTTTGTTTTTTACCTCGGTGGGTATGCTGCTTGACCCGGTCTATTTGTTCAAAAATTGGGTTATTATCCTTTCCCTGTGTATAGCCATTGCGGTTTTCAAAGGAGTCATTTTTTCCGTGCTGGCCATCCTGTTCCGCTATGGCAATATTGTTCCCCTTGCCATTGGCTTCGGGTTGTTTCAGGTGGGTGAATTTTCCTTTGTGCTTGCACGCTTAGGGCTTGAAACAAAGTCCATTGACCAGGATATGTATTCTCTTATTCTTGCCGTGTCAGTCTTGAGCATGGTGCTGACCCCTTTTGCTTCAGCCCTGGCAGCCCCTCTCTACAAACTTAAAAAAAGCCGGTTTCAATATGAACCCTTGCAAACAGAAAACATCCCTGATTCCGGCTTTAAGGACCATATCATCATTGCCGGAGGTGGGCGGGTAGGACAACACATCGCTCAGGTCCTGATGGAACTCAGTATCCCTTTTGTCATTATTGAGATGAACCACCAACGAATGATTGAATGTAAAACAGCTCAATATCCCGTCATCTATGGTGATATAAGCCACTCAACGGTTTTTGAACTTGCAAAGGTGGAGGCAGCCAAGCTCTTACTTATTACCACCCCTGATGTTACAACCTCGCAATCCATTGTCAAGCAATCACGGCAGCATAATCCTGAACTCCATATTATTGCCCGAGCTGATGGTATCAAGCAAACCCAGGCATTATATGAAAGTGGCATATACATGGCGGTGTTGCCTGAAATGGAAGCAGGCTTGGAGATTGCTCGGCAGGCGCTTTTGCATATGGATGTCCCGGTGAATGTTATTCAGCAATATACTGATGAGGTACGGCAAAACCTCTATTCGCCCATTCATCAGGCCCAGGACGGGCATGATCTTTTGGCAAAACTTGGCAATATAAAGAATATGCTGGAAATTTCATGGGTGACTATTGCTCCTGAAAGTCCGCTTGCCCATAAAAATATCGGGGAAGCAGCGGTGCGTTCCAAGACAGGAGCGTCAATTGTGGGGATTATTCACGGGAAAGAATTTTATTCGAATCCTAAAGTGGATTATACCTTTCAGAGTGGTGATTTGGTCGCGGTTGTTGGTAATGCAGATGAACGACATGCATTTAATACGCTGGCAGGGGCTTGA
- a CDS encoding D-alanyl-D-alanine carboxypeptidase, translated as MKFSHLLSIGVSVLFLIGESAAASCSPPFNKLIRNGGYGVSDGQGKIIASCNSDKAYVPASVIKVATALAAFDILGPDYRFTTAFYTDKEQNLYIKGTGDPMLVSDEIRLILQALQKKGLEKINAIYVDSSAFALEQDVPGSEGSDNSYDAPVGATSVNFNSVPVRISKKGTIRSGEKETPLLPLMEERAKGYPTGRHRLNICRRNCQTEKQIACYATELFRALQEEAGIAGKGKMGISSVPEDAKLMYTHQSSKNLKELTTSFLKYSSNFISNLIYLTCGAKKYGYPATWAKAERAVNEVLEKRLGKKTAASIIQKDGAGLSRDNRVTVRAMLELLKVFRPHTSLLRKYMGVRTKTGSMKGIYNCAGYLADGKAYVILLNQRRNQRRAVLGLLKKGQYPGSATYPKKKKGKSTKKKQ; from the coding sequence ATGAAGTTTTCCCATCTACTGTCAATAGGAGTGAGTGTTTTGTTCCTGATCGGCGAATCTGCTGCTGCCTCCTGCTCTCCGCCGTTTAACAAGCTGATTCGCAACGGCGGCTATGGCGTTAGTGATGGCCAAGGCAAGATTATTGCCTCCTGCAATTCTGATAAAGCCTATGTACCTGCCAGTGTTATTAAAGTTGCCACGGCCCTTGCTGCCTTTGATATTCTCGGACCGGATTACCGCTTTACCACGGCATTTTATACGGATAAGGAGCAGAACCTCTACATAAAGGGGACGGGTGACCCCATGCTGGTTTCCGATGAGATCCGTTTAATCCTTCAGGCCTTGCAAAAAAAAGGGCTAGAAAAGATCAACGCAATTTATGTCGACTCCTCCGCCTTTGCCCTGGAGCAGGACGTCCCAGGCAGTGAAGGCAGTGACAACTCCTATGACGCCCCGGTTGGTGCGACCTCAGTTAATTTCAACAGCGTTCCTGTTCGAATAAGCAAAAAGGGAACAATTCGTTCCGGCGAAAAGGAGACTCCGTTATTGCCTCTTATGGAAGAGCGAGCCAAAGGCTACCCAACGGGCCGACATAGACTCAATATCTGCCGCAGGAACTGCCAGACGGAAAAACAAATAGCCTGCTATGCCACAGAACTCTTTCGGGCCTTACAGGAAGAGGCTGGAATCGCCGGAAAAGGGAAGATGGGCATCAGCTCTGTTCCGGAAGATGCCAAGCTGATGTATACCCACCAGAGCAGTAAAAATCTGAAAGAACTGACGACCTCTTTTCTGAAATACTCATCAAATTTTATCTCTAATCTGATCTACCTGACCTGCGGAGCAAAAAAATATGGCTACCCGGCAACCTGGGCTAAGGCAGAGCGGGCGGTCAATGAGGTGCTTGAAAAAAGGCTCGGCAAAAAAACCGCTGCTTCCATTATCCAAAAAGACGGGGCAGGCTTGTCTCGCGATAACAGGGTCACGGTCAGGGCCATGTTGGAGCTGCTCAAAGTCTTCAGGCCTCATACCTCTTTGCTGCGCAAGTACATGGGGGTACGGACAAAAACCGGGAGCATGAAAGGTATTTACAACTGCGCTGGCTATCTTGCTGACGGCAAGGCCTATGTTATCCTCCTCAATCAGCGGCGTAATCAGCGCAGAGCAGTGCTGGGCCTGCTCAAAAAAGGACAATATCCCGGCAGTGCTACATACCCCAAAAAAAAGAAGGGAAAAAGCACGAAAAAAAAGCAATAA
- a CDS encoding IscA/HesB family protein has protein sequence MLEVTNSAVENLKTYLADNNIESAIRISLMQGGUAGPSLGLALDEPKENDKAFEEGGVQFLVEQGLLTTCGAIKVDFLEAGYRSGFSITSENPVGGGGGCSSGSCSTGSCGG, from the coding sequence ATGCTGGAAGTAACCAATTCAGCGGTGGAGAATCTTAAAACATATCTCGCCGACAATAATATTGAATCCGCGATCCGCATCTCGTTGATGCAGGGTGGCTGAGCAGGCCCATCACTGGGATTGGCTCTGGATGAGCCAAAAGAAAATGATAAGGCCTTTGAAGAAGGCGGCGTGCAGTTTTTGGTTGAACAAGGATTGCTTACAACCTGCGGTGCCATTAAAGTGGACTTCCTGGAAGCTGGATATCGTTCTGGGTTTTCCATCACCTCTGAGAATCCTGTAGGTGGTGGTGGCGGTTGCAGCTCCGGTTCCTGTAGTACCGGTTCCTGCGGCGGCTGA
- a CDS encoding 6-phosphofructokinase, with the protein MNKIVISTGGGDAPGLNAVIFSVVKSATKLGWEVYGSRYGYMGFLDKDEMIRLMPSDVEGITPMGGTMLGSTNKGNPFSMPVKNLAGEENLIDVSDKVMASFKRMGFGCHIAVGGDGSLEIAHRFSQMGMPVIGVPKTIDNDLEATDRTFGFDTAVATATEALDKLHSTAKSHDRVMVVEVMGRDSGWIALYSGISGGADVILLPEIPFDMDAVCAKITENELHGKDYSIVVVAEGAKEEGGQVRNRGKGETGREEVVLGGIGEWVAEEIRQRIGKDTRSLVLGHLQRGGSPTTFDRLLALRFGSAAVRMAAEGLFDRMVAWTPPTMSAVSLEDAIRCRKQVGLTSDKVLTARSIGICLGDKE; encoded by the coding sequence ATGAATAAAATAGTAATTTCCACAGGTGGAGGCGATGCGCCTGGCCTGAACGCGGTGATTTTTTCGGTCGTGAAGTCTGCAACCAAACTCGGCTGGGAGGTCTACGGGAGTCGATACGGCTATATGGGTTTTTTGGATAAAGATGAGATGATACGCCTTATGCCCTCCGATGTTGAGGGGATAACGCCCATGGGAGGCACCATGCTTGGCAGCACCAATAAGGGGAATCCCTTTTCCATGCCCGTGAAAAACCTTGCTGGTGAAGAGAACTTGATTGACGTCTCGGACAAGGTCATGGCCAGCTTTAAACGCATGGGTTTTGGTTGTCATATCGCGGTGGGCGGTGACGGAAGCCTGGAGATCGCCCACCGTTTTTCTCAAATGGGAATGCCGGTCATCGGGGTCCCCAAGACCATTGATAATGATCTGGAGGCCACAGACCGCACCTTTGGCTTTGATACAGCGGTTGCCACGGCCACCGAGGCCCTGGACAAACTCCATTCCACTGCCAAATCCCACGATCGGGTCATGGTTGTCGAGGTCATGGGCAGAGATTCCGGCTGGATTGCCCTGTATTCCGGGATATCCGGTGGGGCTGACGTTATCCTGCTCCCAGAGATTCCCTTTGACATGGATGCCGTCTGCGCCAAGATCACCGAGAATGAACTTCACGGCAAAGATTACTCAATCGTCGTGGTTGCGGAAGGCGCCAAGGAGGAAGGTGGCCAGGTAAGAAATCGGGGCAAAGGAGAAACCGGTCGCGAAGAGGTTGTGCTTGGCGGTATCGGCGAATGGGTGGCCGAGGAAATCAGGCAACGGATCGGCAAGGACACCCGCTCACTGGTGCTTGGTCATCTCCAACGGGGCGGTTCACCGACCACCTTTGATCGCCTGCTGGCCCTTCGTTTCGGCTCAGCTGCGGTGCGGATGGCTGCGGAAGGTTTGTTTGACCGGATGGTGGCCTGGACCCCACCCACCATGTCAGCTGTTTCACTGGAAGATGCTATCCGCTGTCGGAAGCAGGTGGGCCTGACAAGCGATAAGGTCCTGACAGCCCGCTCCATAGGTATCTGTCTTGGCGACAAGGAGTAG
- a CDS encoding endonuclease III domain-containing protein yields the protein MVQDELVEIYRRMLEHFGPQHWWPGETPFEVMVGAILTQNTNWQNVEKAIANLRGRELLSLPAMAALSTEELAEYIRPAGYYNIKAKRLQNLFAMIAGHWENDLDYLLQQPAPVLREQLLSVKGIGPETADSMVLYAAGHPMFVVDTYTHRILLRHEIISEDADYFQIQELFMDNLEEDTALFNEYHALLVQVGKRFCKKSKPQCEECPLAGVGGVRKYLPCSRGGEMLRAVSI from the coding sequence GTGGTCCAGGATGAACTGGTGGAGATCTACCGCCGCATGCTGGAGCATTTCGGGCCCCAGCACTGGTGGCCCGGCGAAACTCCGTTTGAGGTAATGGTGGGCGCTATTCTCACCCAGAACACCAATTGGCAGAACGTGGAAAAGGCCATTGCCAACCTAAGGGGCAGAGAGCTCCTCTCTTTGCCTGCAATGGCAGCCCTGAGTACGGAAGAACTGGCCGAGTATATCCGCCCTGCTGGCTATTATAACATCAAGGCCAAGCGCTTGCAGAACCTGTTCGCCATGATTGCAGGACACTGGGAGAACGACCTGGATTATCTCCTGCAACAGCCTGCTCCTGTCCTGCGGGAGCAACTTCTCTCGGTTAAGGGCATCGGACCGGAAACAGCAGACTCGATGGTGCTCTATGCTGCTGGCCACCCGATGTTTGTGGTGGACACCTACACCCATCGTATCTTACTGCGCCATGAAATTATCTCCGAAGACGCTGATTATTTTCAGATCCAGGAGCTGTTCATGGATAATCTGGAGGAGGACACGGCCCTGTTTAATGAATACCATGCCTTATTGGTGCAGGTCGGCAAGCGGTTTTGTAAAAAATCCAAGCCCCAATGCGAGGAATGTCCACTCGCCGGGGTCGGAGGGGTGAGAAAATACCTTCCCTGCTCAAGAGGAGGAGAGATGTTGCGGGCTGTCTCCATCTGA
- a CDS encoding CZB domain-containing protein — protein sequence MDVAHIQVAIIGHLQWKSKLSDFFYGVGDLTLSQVPDHAECDFGKWLYSSGLQEFSGYQEMTSVESLHKSFHEKIKYLVKMPIEKRKSAEGKQALQNFKADCDTFIKLLETVQAKASKESI from the coding sequence ATGGATGTAGCACATATACAGGTGGCCATCATTGGTCATTTACAGTGGAAATCAAAACTGTCTGATTTTTTCTATGGAGTGGGTGACCTGACTCTTTCTCAAGTCCCTGATCATGCAGAATGCGATTTTGGTAAGTGGTTATATAGCTCGGGGTTGCAGGAATTTTCTGGATATCAGGAAATGACCTCTGTGGAATCTCTCCATAAGTCGTTTCACGAAAAAATCAAATATCTCGTCAAGATGCCGATAGAAAAAAGGAAGTCTGCTGAAGGAAAACAGGCCTTGCAAAATTTCAAGGCGGATTGTGATACCTTTATCAAGTTACTTGAGACTGTTCAGGCGAAGGCTTCAAAGGAGAGTATTTGA
- a CDS encoding DsrE family protein gives MQKTIIFAFQGNPLCFIHVLLNALNMANQGMEGKIILEGEAVRLVPEMAQADHFLHNLYSKVKEKGLLVGACQACSRKMGVAEAVSAEGIPLIGEMAGHPAMAEYMKQGYTVMTL, from the coding sequence ATGCAGAAAACGATTATTTTCGCCTTTCAGGGGAATCCCCTGTGCTTTATTCATGTCCTGCTCAATGCCTTGAATATGGCTAACCAGGGGATGGAAGGAAAGATTATTTTAGAAGGTGAGGCGGTCAGGCTGGTGCCGGAAATGGCGCAAGCAGATCATTTTCTTCATAACCTGTATAGCAAGGTCAAGGAAAAAGGACTTCTTGTTGGCGCCTGTCAGGCCTGCTCCAGGAAGATGGGCGTTGCTGAGGCGGTGAGCGCAGAAGGTATCCCTTTGATCGGGGAGATGGCAGGACACCCGGCAATGGCGGAATATATGAAGCAGGGCTATACGGTTATGACCCTGTAA